Proteins found in one Pararge aegeria chromosome 12, ilParAegt1.1, whole genome shotgun sequence genomic segment:
- the LOC120627920 gene encoding transmembrane emp24 domain-containing protein 2 encodes MEILKTMHNLSKSLWVISIILAVVISTANCYTITVDAHAEECFFENVEANTKMGLTFEIAEGGFLDIDVKITGPDGTVLHRGERESSGMFTFSAATSGRYTYCFSNQMSTMTPKVVMFNFEVGEAPHKDDGDKDKEVDHNKLEDMIKELGATLKTVKNEQEYMQVRDRIHRSINESTNSRVVMWSIFEASVLLVMTLGQVYYLKRFFEVQRVV; translated from the exons atggaaatacttaaaacgATGCATAATTTATCTAAATCGTTATGGGttatatcaataattttagCCGTAGTCATATCAACTGCAAATTGTTACACTATCACGGTTGATGCACACGCCGAAGaatgtttttttgaaaatgtGGAAGCCAATACTAAAATGG GGCTTACATTTGAAATAGCTGAAGGAGGTTTCTTAGATATAGATGTAAAAATCACTGGTCCTGATGGTACAGTGTTACACCGCGGTGAGAGAGAATCTTCTGGAATGTTCACATTTTCAGCAGCAACATCTGGTCGTTACACCTATTGTTTCAGTAATCAGATGTCCACAATGACACCTAAG GTAGTGATGTTTAACTTTGAAGTAGGAGAAGCACCCCAcaaagatgatggtgataaagaCAAGGAAGTTGATCACAATAAGCTGGAGGACATGATCAAAGAGTTAGGTGCAACTCTTAAGACAGTAAAAAATGAGCAGGAATATATGCAG GTGCGAGACAGAATTCACCGTTCCATCAATGAAAGCACAAACTCTCGTGTTGTTATGTGGTCTATATTTGAAGCATCTGTGCTTCTAGTTATGACCCTGGGCCAAGTCTACTACCTCAAGAGATTCTTTGAAGTGCAACGAGTCGTCTAA